The following proteins come from a genomic window of Yinghuangia sp. ASG 101:
- the hemW gene encoding radical SAM family heme chaperone HemW yields MPSALPDGLPAPRDGSLPASALAGGEAAARPFGFYVHVPYCASRCGYCDFNTYTADELGGGASRAGYADDAIAEVRLARRVLGDADRPVRTVFFGGGTPTLLPAAELGRVLAAIRDEFGLASEAEITTEANPESVDPRSLAHLREAGFTRLSFGMQSDRPHVLRVLDRRHTPGRALECVAEARAAGFDHVNLDLIYGTPGETDEDWQASLDAVVAAAPDHVSAYSLIVEPGTRLAGRINRGELPLPDDDMLADRYLMADATLTAAGLGWYEVSNWAASYEARCHHNELYWTGADWWGAGPGAHSHIGGVRWWNVKHPSAYAERLAAGESPAQARELLTDEDRRVERILLELRLKDGCPLSLLREDGLAAAERAVAEGLLEPAAFDTRHAVLTLKGRLLADAVVRDLVD; encoded by the coding sequence ATGCCCTCCGCGCTCCCCGACGGCCTGCCCGCGCCCCGCGACGGGTCGCTGCCCGCGTCCGCCCTGGCCGGCGGCGAGGCCGCCGCGCGCCCGTTCGGCTTCTACGTGCATGTGCCCTACTGCGCGTCACGCTGCGGCTACTGCGACTTCAACACCTACACCGCGGACGAACTCGGCGGCGGCGCGTCCCGGGCCGGATACGCGGACGACGCCATCGCCGAGGTGCGCCTCGCCCGCCGCGTCCTCGGCGACGCCGACCGGCCGGTCCGCACCGTCTTCTTCGGCGGCGGCACCCCGACGCTCCTCCCGGCGGCCGAGCTGGGCCGTGTCCTCGCCGCGATCCGCGACGAATTCGGCCTCGCATCCGAGGCCGAGATCACCACCGAGGCCAACCCTGAGTCCGTCGACCCCCGCTCCCTGGCCCACCTGCGCGAGGCGGGCTTCACACGGCTGTCCTTCGGCATGCAGAGCGACCGCCCGCACGTCCTGCGCGTCCTCGACCGCCGGCACACCCCCGGCCGTGCCCTGGAGTGCGTCGCCGAGGCCCGGGCCGCCGGCTTCGACCACGTCAACCTGGACCTGATCTACGGCACGCCGGGGGAGACCGACGAGGACTGGCAGGCCTCGCTGGACGCGGTCGTGGCCGCCGCACCGGACCACGTTTCCGCGTACTCCCTGATCGTCGAACCGGGCACCCGCCTCGCGGGCCGCATCAACCGCGGCGAACTACCGCTCCCGGACGACGACATGCTCGCCGACCGCTACCTGATGGCCGACGCGACCCTGACCGCCGCCGGCCTCGGGTGGTACGAGGTGAGCAACTGGGCCGCCTCGTACGAGGCCCGCTGCCACCACAACGAGCTGTACTGGACCGGCGCCGACTGGTGGGGCGCCGGCCCCGGCGCGCACAGCCACATCGGCGGCGTGCGCTGGTGGAACGTCAAACACCCGTCGGCGTACGCCGAACGCCTGGCCGCCGGGGAATCCCCAGCCCAGGCCCGCGAACTGCTCACCGACGAGGACCGCCGCGTCGAGCGGATCCTCCTGGAGCTGCGCCTCAAGGACGGGTGCCCCCTGTCGCTCCTGCGCGAGGACGGCCTGGCCGCGGCCGAACGCGCGGTCGCCGAAGGGCTGCTGGAACCGGCCGCCTTCGACACCCGGCACGCCGTCCTGACCCTCAAGGGCCGCCTGCTGGCCGACGCGGTCGTGCGCGATCTGGTCGACTGA